ACTGGTACTAATTTGTCCATCTGGTTTCTCTCCCTTTGCGGTGACCAGCTGAATTTTCATTAGATCCTGAGCACTCTTACCTTGATCTGCAATTGGACCTGAACGAAATGTAGGAAAACACGATTATAATGGGGCAGATCGAAATGCCAGGAGAGTGGTGCACCAAGTTGCACACACATGGCAATCCGGTTGAGTGTATGATTGCGGTATAGTGAGATGTCATCAGGAGTTTCGGCTGTCCCTGCAGGATTCCCTAGTTAACGATGAGTTTCATCCAACATTTCTCATAGGGGATTTCTTTTACATTCAAACATTGGATTTAGAAAAGAACCAATCTCTTTATTGGCGAGGAGATTTTCATTCAAACCTtataaacattaaaaaaacatccctGAACCCTTAAGCAAAAAACCTTAAAACCCTAAATCAGAAAACCGGAAGCATTTGAGTCCGGAACCTGTGAAAccttcaaaataaaaacccTGGAAGCCTTCAGATCCGAAACCCTGGGACCCCTGAGTCCAGATCCCGGCATCCTAAATCTGAGAACCCTTGGGTGCGGAACCTCGGAATCTTCAGGTTCCAAATCCAGGAATTCTTAGGTTCGACACACTGGGAATCCTGGAGTCTGGAACCCGCGAACCTTGAAGTTCCAAAACTGGGAACCCTTAAAGCCAATAACAAAGAATCGGAATCCAGATCTTTTCATCCTGGTTCTTCCACCGGTTTCACGAGAGTTTGCACACTTCCTCGGACTTTGTTTCATTTCCGTTCTGATCTTACCTGCCTTAGCTGGACTTTTATCCACGGGTGAGGGTGTTGCTGTGACTGCGGGTTTGGCAGCTTGTACTGCCACTGTTTCCGTGTCGGTCGCTTTCTTCTTTGCTTCCTCCTTTGCCTTCTCCTCTGCGTCCTTCTGTTTCTTGATTTCATCCCTTATCATGACGATTCCACTTTTCAATTCTGCTTCATCCGCGTATTCCTCCACAGCATCAAAGAAATCAttgtccttttttacttttttcttctctgtaGTACTTGTGCCAGGATATTTTGTGGTCAATTCCTTGAAGGCATTTTCtaactccttcttcctttgttcACACCATTCTTCGGATTTCCACGTTCCAATTTCATTTGtacttatttcttttaaattcgTTTCTACTAGATTCCTAATTTCTTCTATTATAGAAACCGTTTTATTCGTTTCCACCTTATTTGAAATTTCCGTACACATATTATATCCACCATTATTCCATCGCATTGTTGCTTGCATAGCACTATATATGGCCTTAGCAATACTCGTTGGaatacaatatattttaatgaaataagATAACCATgttcttataa
Above is a genomic segment from Plasmodium cynomolgi strain B DNA, scaffold: 0207, whole genome shotgun sequence containing:
- a CDS encoding hypothetical protein (putative); the protein is MLEHEILVGSNEDGVKLNIKSIFADFASKLKGVLNGNNQVSNSRFRNKCEEYITKNGSTNKLGEYREVCVLLMEALYEIYKYKEARTEKKSDLKEWMRCKIIRTWLSYFIKIYCIPTSIAKAIYSAMQATMRWNNGGYNMCTEISNKVETNKTVSIIEEIRNLVETNLKEISTNEIGTWKSEEWCEQRKKELENAFKELTTKYPGTSTTEKKKVKKDNDFFDAVEEYADEAELKSGIVMIRDEIKKQKDAEEKAKEEAKKKATDTETVAVQAAKPAVTATPSPVDKSPAKAGKIRTEMKQSPRKCANSRETGGRTRMKRSGFRFFVIGFKGSQFWNFKVRGFQTPGFPVCRT